From Elusimicrobiota bacterium:
AGTAACTATTTTATTTTTTTTATTGTAAGTTTTTTGATTGTGACAGCAGCAGTGGGTTTGTCATGGCTGTCGCGGGGCACAGCAACGATTTTTTGGACAATAGCGTAATCCGATACGACTTCCCCGAAAATTGTATGTTTCCCATTCAGCCAGGGCGTAGCCGCGCAGGTAATAAAGAACTGGCTGCCGTTTGTGTTGGGGCCTGCATTTGCCATGGCAAGTTTCCCTGGTTTATCAAAAACATAATTAGGCACGATTTCATCATCGAATTTATAACCGGGCCCGCCGAACCCTGTTCCTAAAGGGTCTCCGCCTTGTATCATAAAATCAGGAATTACTCTGTGGAAAATAGTCCCGTCGTATAAAGGTTTTTTTTCTATCATTTTCTGGTTTTTCTGGTCAAACCATTTCTTTTTGCCAGTTGCCAGGTCAACAAAATTTGCCACGGTTTTAGGTGTTTCTTTTTCGAATAGTTTGCACACTATTGTGCCCATTGATGTTTCAAAGGCTGCATAGAGGCCTTTTTCTTTCGTCCAATTCACCTTGTCCGCCGCAAAATCTGTTCCATTTAACATGATAATAGCTCCTAGTACTAATAAAATTTGCTTTTTCATAATTTCCGCTCTTTTAGTCGTCGTTAGAAACCCTGCCAAGGGCTTTCCTAAAAGATTCAATCTTTAAAACTGGTTTGCGCCTTGCTGATTTTAGCAGTAAAAGAAAAAACATAACTGCCATAAGGTTTGCAAAAAGCAGTAAAAACATTGAAAAACCCCCGTCGCTGT
This genomic window contains:
- a CDS encoding peptidylprolyl isomerase — protein: MKKQILLVLGAIIMLNGTDFAADKVNWTKEKGLYAAFETSMGTIVCKLFEKETPKTVANFVDLATGKKKWFDQKNQKMIEKKPLYDGTIFHRVIPDFMIQGGDPLGTGFGGPGYKFDDEIVPNYVFDKPGKLAMANAGPNTNGSQFFITCAATPWLNGKHTIFGEVVSDYAIVQKIVAVPRDSHDKPTAAVTIKKLTIKKIK